The DNA region CGCTGCTCGCCAGGGACGCGGGCATCCTGCTTACGCGGAAATCAAGTTCCGCCTCGAACCGCTCAGAACGCCATCGGTCATGGACGCCTTCATGGCGCGACTGGATGAGGCCATAAAGCGCCATACGGGGCTAACGGCGCGCATCCGTTGCTTCGGCTATCCGGCCCCCGCCATCTATGCGCGGAACTGATTACGCGCAAGGAGCGCCGCAATGAACAAAATGAAATTTCCAGGTCAGCGGATCGGCGAGTTTTCGATCACGGCCATCAGTGACGGATACCTTTCCGCAAGTCTAGATCTTCTCTCCAATATCGATCCTATGGAGGCGTCCAAGTTGCAGCAGGACGCAGGCGTGAGCGACCCATCCTCGATTCACATCAACTGTTACCTGGTGCGTGGAAGGGGTCGCACGATCCTCATCGACGCGGGAGCTGGTGGGTTCAAGCAATGGGGTGGAAAGTTGATGGCGAATCTCGCACTTGCTGGTGTGCAGCCCTCTGACATTGACACCATTCTTCTGACCCATGCACATCCCGACCATGTTGGGGGGCTGCTTGACTCGTCAGGGGAAGCTGCCTTTCCCGATGCAGAGTTAGTCGTCCACCAGCGTGAGGTTTCTTTTTGGAAGGATGATGGCAACCTCAGCCGAGCGAGTGAGCGGGCTCGTGGCAACTTTCTGTTGGCCCGGAAGGTGTTCGATCAGTATCGGGAGAAGACGCGCACGTTCACTGATAGCGAAGTTCTCCCTGGCATTAGTGCGATGCCCCTTCTGGGACATACCGCAGGGCATTCCGGTTATCGCATCGAATCCGATGATCGTAGTCTGCTGGTTTGGGGGGATATCG from Burkholderia ambifaria AMMD includes:
- a CDS encoding MBL fold metallo-hydrolase, whose translation is MNKMKFPGQRIGEFSITAISDGYLSASLDLLSNIDPMEASKLQQDAGVSDPSSIHINCYLVRGRGRTILIDAGAGGFKQWGGKLMANLALAGVQPSDIDTILLTHAHPDHVGGLLDSSGEAAFPDAELVVHQREVSFWKDDGNLSRASERARGNFLLARKVFDQYREKTRTFTDSEVLPGISAMPLLGHTAGHSGYRIESDDRSLLVWGDIVHFPQIQIARPEVSIAFDQDPILSAETRSKLLGVVSSDKILIAGMHLGELGFGHIKRKGTLYEIFYEA